The Lentzea guizhouensis genome contains a region encoding:
- a CDS encoding DUF5938 domain-containing protein, whose protein sequence is MPTTKPVVVYGASGYTGRLICEYLREYGIPFLAAGRDGKRVEEAVGAVPGIETVEYEVLEVEHTEAALTEAFTGTQVVLNTVGPFSRYGHEAAKACLNVGAHYTDTNGEQDWMIDAEAQYGAEFAKQNLLLSPGIAQMYTVGEIAAQICLETPGLDTLDIGVFWKGYPTVASTNTILTNAAFAKACYLEQNEYVEWPADAGLYELVVPGQHELGLALPWGGTAHPVWFKKDPRVASVRALGGVFNRPLMLGVPQIVTAALQQMEGKSDEEKYRIVDEFSAQVRSEMPPRENPRINISLDSVHASGPLGRAHCVIHGNCNYKQTALLNVHAAVHLLQDAPRRVGFASGCQAFGHRELLGALRSFGLVLDPIVEVHR, encoded by the coding sequence GTGCCGACCACCAAGCCCGTCGTCGTCTACGGCGCCTCCGGCTACACCGGCCGGTTGATCTGCGAGTACCTGCGCGAGTACGGCATCCCGTTCCTGGCGGCGGGCCGGGACGGCAAGCGGGTCGAGGAGGCCGTCGGCGCCGTGCCCGGCATCGAGACGGTCGAGTACGAGGTCCTGGAGGTCGAGCACACGGAGGCGGCGCTGACCGAGGCGTTCACCGGAACGCAGGTCGTGCTCAACACCGTCGGCCCGTTCTCCCGCTACGGCCACGAAGCCGCGAAAGCCTGCTTGAACGTCGGTGCGCACTACACCGACACCAACGGCGAACAGGACTGGATGATCGACGCCGAAGCGCAGTACGGCGCCGAGTTCGCGAAGCAGAACCTGCTGCTGTCACCCGGTATCGCGCAGATGTACACCGTCGGCGAGATCGCCGCGCAGATCTGCCTGGAGACGCCCGGCCTCGACACGCTCGACATCGGCGTGTTCTGGAAGGGATATCCGACGGTCGCCTCCACGAACACCATCCTCACCAACGCCGCGTTCGCGAAGGCCTGCTACCTGGAGCAGAACGAGTACGTCGAGTGGCCGGCCGACGCGGGGCTCTACGAGCTGGTGGTGCCCGGCCAGCACGAGCTCGGGCTTGCGCTGCCGTGGGGCGGGACCGCGCACCCGGTGTGGTTCAAGAAGGACCCGCGGGTCGCGTCGGTGCGCGCGCTCGGCGGTGTGTTCAACCGGCCGCTGATGCTCGGCGTGCCCCAGATCGTCACCGCCGCGCTGCAGCAGATGGAGGGCAAGTCCGACGAGGAGAAGTACCGGATCGTCGACGAGTTCTCCGCGCAGGTGCGCAGCGAGATGCCGCCGCGCGAGAACCCGCGGATCAACATCTCGCTCGACTCGGTGCACGCCTCCGGTCCGCTCGGCCGCGCGCACTGCGTGATCCACGGCAACTGCAACTACAAGCAGACCGCGCTGCTGAACGTGCACGCCGCCGTGCACCTGCTGCAGGACGCCCCGCGCCGGGTCGGGTTCGCCTCCGGCTGCCAGGCGTTCGGCCACCGCGAGCTGCTCGGCGCGCTGCGGTCGTTCGGTCTCGTGCTCGACCCGATCGTCGAAGTGCACCGCTGA
- a CDS encoding TetR/AcrR family transcriptional regulator produces MTQVADSKHERIARRQVDKFDARRTELAVATLHTLAELGYARTSLREIAQNSEFSHGVLHYYFADKRDLVTEAVRQYEAVCVTRYDDVVARATTAEQLRDEFVAMFFDTLAQDAPLHRLWYDLRNQSLFDETFRADVLEIDGRREDMVWRVVSRYAELSGGTLSVSPAVVYVTLDGIFHRALLHHLGGQADTVASLRHELPGVIALLAA; encoded by the coding sequence GTGACCCAAGTCGCTGACAGCAAGCACGAGCGGATCGCCCGTCGGCAGGTCGACAAGTTCGACGCCCGGCGGACGGAGCTCGCCGTGGCCACGCTGCACACGCTCGCCGAGCTGGGTTACGCCCGTACGAGCCTGCGGGAGATCGCGCAGAACTCCGAGTTCTCCCACGGAGTCCTGCACTACTACTTCGCCGACAAGCGCGACCTGGTCACCGAGGCGGTCCGCCAGTACGAGGCGGTCTGCGTGACCCGCTACGACGACGTCGTGGCCCGCGCGACGACGGCCGAGCAGCTGCGCGACGAGTTCGTGGCGATGTTCTTCGACACCCTCGCGCAGGACGCCCCGCTGCACCGCCTCTGGTACGACCTGCGCAACCAGAGCCTGTTCGACGAGACCTTCCGCGCCGACGTGCTGGAGATCGACGGCCGCCGCGAGGACATGGTGTGGCGCGTCGTCAGCCGCTACGCCGAGCTGTCCGGCGGCACGCTCTCCGTGTCGCCGGCGGTCGTCTACGTGACGCTCGACGGCATCTTCCACCGCGCGCTGCTGCACCACCTCGGCGGCCAGGCCGACACGGTGGCGTCGCTGCGCCACGAGCTGCCGGGCGTGATCGCCCTGCTGGCGGCCTGA
- a CDS encoding SDR family NAD(P)-dependent oxidoreductase, translated as MTSYQLTGRKALVTGGARGLGAGMAQALAAAGASVVIGDVLEDEGKQTAQALRDNGGNVEFVPLDVTDDESWASAVSTTVDVTGGLDILVNNAGIEITSLITELDPADVRKMLDVNVLGTALGLKHGLRAMRPGGAAGTGGSIISVASVAATIAFPGISVYSATKSAIDRLTRVAAAESGKLGYGVRVNCIHPGLTPTAMGNQLAVDCAELGLFPSPEAAAGAVVELTPLGRLGQVDDMADAVVFLASDASKFITGAGLPVDGGMGM; from the coding sequence ATGACGAGTTATCAGCTGACCGGGCGAAAAGCGCTGGTCACGGGTGGTGCGCGCGGCCTTGGCGCGGGCATGGCGCAGGCGCTGGCCGCGGCCGGTGCGTCGGTCGTGATCGGCGATGTCCTGGAAGACGAGGGCAAGCAGACCGCCCAGGCGTTGCGCGACAACGGCGGGAACGTGGAGTTCGTGCCGTTGGACGTCACCGACGACGAGAGCTGGGCATCGGCCGTCAGCACCACCGTCGACGTGACCGGCGGGCTCGACATCCTGGTCAACAACGCGGGCATCGAGATCACCAGCCTGATCACCGAACTGGACCCCGCCGACGTGCGGAAGATGCTCGACGTCAACGTGCTCGGCACCGCGCTGGGCCTCAAGCACGGTCTGCGCGCCATGCGGCCCGGCGGCGCGGCCGGCACCGGTGGTTCGATCATCAGCGTCGCGTCCGTCGCCGCCACGATCGCGTTCCCCGGCATCAGCGTCTACTCGGCCACCAAGTCCGCCATCGACCGGCTCACCAGGGTCGCCGCCGCGGAGTCCGGCAAGCTCGGCTACGGCGTGCGGGTCAACTGCATCCACCCCGGCCTCACGCCCACGGCGATGGGCAACCAGCTCGCCGTCGACTGCGCGGAGCTCGGTCTCTTCCCCTCCCCTGAGGCCGCCGCGGGCGCGGTGGTCGAGCTGACGCCGCTCGGCCGGCTCGGCCAGGTCGACGACATGGCGGACGCCGTGGTGTTCCTCGCCTCGGACGCTTCGAAGTTCATCACCGGCGCCGGTTTGCCGGTCGACGGCGGAATGGGGATGTGA
- a CDS encoding NYN domain-containing protein: MAGENTARLAVLIDADNARPSITEGLLAEVAKYGTAHVKRAYGDWTGTSLKGWKDHLLAQSIQPVQQFAYTTGKNATDAAMVIDAMDLLYSGRFDGFCIVSSDSDFTRLAARLRESGLTVYGFGERKTPQPFVAACDKFIYTENLVSATTPVETAPKPRATTTAAAQLKADSALVNQLRNAVEAASDDDGWAPLASVGNIITKQRPDFDPRNWGYAKLSDLITATTLFEVERRKPGDGKSAVIFTRDRRRRPAE, from the coding sequence GTGGCGGGGGAGAACACGGCCCGGCTCGCCGTGCTGATCGACGCCGACAACGCGCGCCCGTCGATCACCGAGGGCCTGCTGGCCGAGGTCGCCAAGTACGGCACGGCCCACGTCAAACGCGCCTACGGCGACTGGACCGGCACGAGCCTGAAGGGCTGGAAGGACCACCTGCTCGCCCAGTCGATCCAGCCCGTTCAGCAGTTCGCCTACACGACCGGCAAGAACGCGACCGACGCGGCGATGGTCATCGACGCGATGGACCTGCTCTACTCCGGTCGCTTCGACGGCTTCTGCATCGTCTCGAGTGACAGCGACTTCACCCGCCTCGCCGCCCGCCTGCGCGAGTCCGGCCTCACCGTCTACGGCTTCGGCGAACGCAAGACACCGCAGCCGTTCGTCGCCGCCTGCGACAAGTTCATCTACACCGAGAACCTGGTCAGCGCGACCACCCCGGTCGAGACAGCGCCCAAACCCAGGGCCACCACCACCGCCGCCGCCCAGCTCAAGGCCGACAGTGCCCTGGTCAACCAGCTGCGCAACGCCGTCGAGGCGGCCTCGGACGACGACGGCTGGGCGCCGCTCGCCTCGGTGGGCAACATCATCACCAAGCAACGGCCGGACTTCGACCCCCGCAACTGGGGGTACGCGAAGCTCAGCGACCTGATCACGGCGACGACGTTGTTTGAGGTCGAGCGGCGCAAGCCGGGGGACGGCAAGTCGGCGGTGATCTTCACGCGGGACCGGCGGCGCCGACCTGCGGAGTAG
- a CDS encoding ankyrin repeat domain-containing protein — protein MTAALTEEELTFLRSLFDLARTGDTGRLVEAVDAGVPVNLTNSAGDSLLILAAYHDHPDTVAALLERGADTGRVNDRGQTALGAAVFRRSERSVRLLLDAGADPALGGRSALDVARFFDLPEMLELLTGTQVPSR, from the coding sequence ATGACGGCAGCGCTCACCGAGGAGGAGCTGACCTTCCTGCGCTCGCTGTTCGACCTGGCCCGCACCGGTGACACCGGGCGGCTGGTCGAGGCGGTCGACGCGGGGGTGCCGGTGAACCTCACGAACAGCGCGGGCGACTCGTTGTTGATCCTGGCCGCGTACCACGACCATCCGGACACCGTGGCCGCGTTGCTGGAACGCGGGGCGGACACCGGACGGGTCAACGACCGTGGGCAGACGGCGCTCGGGGCGGCGGTCTTCCGCCGCTCCGAGCGGTCGGTCCGGTTGCTGCTGGACGCCGGTGCGGACCCCGCGCTCGGCGGCCGGTCGGCGCTGGACGTGGCGCGGTTCTTCGACCTGCCGGAGATGCTGGAGCTGCTGACCGGGACGCAGGTTCCGAGCCGTTGA